The Microlunatus soli genome contains the following window.
CGATCTGCGCCTGGTAGCCGTTCGACTCGGTCTGTTGCCAGCGGATCGCGATCTCGGTGTTCGCCTGCTGCACCGGACCGATCCCGGAGATCGGATACCAGTATTGGGAGAACGTCTTGGTCTCTCCCGGTGCGATCCAGGAGAAGTCCGGTTGGTTGTCGGTGTAGACACCGGCCATCAGCTCGATGTAGGCACTGCCGTCGTCGGCGAGTTGCCGATCCCAGGCACGGCCGAACGGCGCGTTGCCCCAGGTCCACTGCTTCTTGCCAGGGGCGATCCGATGGTCGGCAACATGGACGAAGCCGGCGTCGGCCGCGTGGTCGTAACCGCCGAAGAAGTCGCCCGAACTGTCCACGCACATGTAGGAGGTCGGCACGTCGATGTTGCGATACCAGTCCAGCCGATCCCCGGGGACACCGTCGATCACCCGTGACGCGCGGGCCGGGTAGTCGATGCCGTAGTACGGTCGATCGGCCGCGGGGAACGACGTCACCGCACGTTTGGCGTGGTCGGCGACCATCGTCACGTCGTCGGGGAAGAAGGACTGGTAATGATCATGAGTCCGGGCGGCGACGTTGGCCCACCAGAGGAAGCTCTGGGTGAGTTCGGATCGGTTGTAGAGCCGCACCCGCAGCTCGACCAGGCTGGATTCGGGGCGCAGCCGGACGCCGTGCATCCCCTTCATCCGGAGCATCGGGTCATGATCGGAGCACCAGACCGTCACCGCCCCGTCCGGCTCACGCTCGATCTCGACCGAGCAGGGCAGGAAGCTCGCCGGGCGGTGATGCTGCGGCCAGTTGAACTCCACACCGCCGGCGATCCACGGTCCGGCCAGCCCGACCAGGGCCGGCTTGATCACCTGGTTGCGGTAGAAGAAGTCGTAGGCCGGATGTTTCGTCTTGTCCAGCGCGCAATGGATCCGGCCGCCGAGACCGGGCAGGATCATCAACCGGACCCAGTCGTTCTCCAGATGGACCGCATCCCAGCTCACCGGCCGAGGCTCCGCGGCGATCCGGTCGAAGAAGGGCAGCGGATACACCCGCCCGGACGACCCCTGGTAGACGCGTTGATCAAGATAGGCGGGATAGCGATCGGGCGGCTCGGGCAGGTAGCTGTCCATGGTCACCGGCTGCCGCCATCCGGCGACCCGGTGGTCGGCAAGCTCCGGCGGCCGCTGCGGTAGCGGCGTCGGGGTGCCGGTATCCCGCCCGGTCGTGTCGTCGTCGATCACAGCACAACGTTAGGGTCCACGATGACCCGGCCGGAATGGCCGATTCACCAGCATCCCTGGACGATTCGATGATCAAACCTCTGGCATCGCGCTACCGGCGGGCGTAGGGTCGCGATCATGCTGATGCCCGAGGGGTTTCCGGGTCAGCGCATCCGGGTGCTGCCACGGCCGCTGGTGACCAGGGCCATGCGGCAGCAGCCGACGGCGCGCCTGATGGTCACCGATGCGGGCCAGTTTCCCCATGCAGCAAACCACGGACGGGCGCGGCGCCGCGGTGCTCCGGAGGCAATCGTGATCTTCTGCGTAGCGGGCATGGGTTGGTGCGAGACCGACGCCCAGGTGCTCCCGGTGCCGACCGGGTCGGTGCTGGTGCTGCCACCACACCAGCCACACCTCTACCGAGCCGACGTCGCCGACCCCTGGACGATCTGGTGGTGTCACCTGGTCGGTGGTGATCTTGATGCGCTGCTCGACGGGATCGGTCGCGGCACCGAGCATCGCGTCACCGAGGTCCACGATCGTTTTCGGATGGTTGCCTCGTTCGATCAAATCGTCAGCGCGTTGGAAACCGATGAGACGATGCCCAACCTGATCACCGCCGCCGGCGCGGCCTGGGGGCTGATGGCCCAGATTGCGGCCGACCGGATCTCCGGCGTCGGTCGCAGCGAGCCGGTCCGGCTGGCCAAGGAGTATCTGCGCGCCAACTTCGCCTCCCAGATCAGCCTTCCGGAACTGGCCCGGTTGGGCGGCGTCAGCACCTCCCATTTCTCGGCCTTGTTCCGGCGGTCCACCGGCAGTGGCGTCACCGACTACGTGAAGAGCCTGCGAATGGCCCGGGCCCGAGAGCTACTGGTCACCTCGGACCGCAATGTCGCCGAGATCGCCCACACCGTCGGCTATGCCGACGCTTTCTACTTCTCCCGACAGTTCAGTGCCATGCATTCGGTCAGCCCGACCGCCTACCGCCGCAGCTTCCACACCTCGGACTGACACTCCTTCCCCTCCGCGTCCATTCCAGGAGGACATCTCTGATGACAGCCCAGGCCGCCGACCTGTTGACATTGCCGTTGGATCGCGTCGCCGTCGTGCTGATCGATTTCCAGAACGACTTCTGCAGCCCCGACATCGGGGGCGGCGATCCGCCGCCACCGAACACCCACAACGAGCAGACGGCTCGCCGGGCCAACTCCTTCGCCGAGCAGGCCGGCGCCCTCGGAGCTCACCTGATCTATACCCGGCAGGTCCTGGACATGGACATGCTGACCGAACGGCAGCGGCGCTGGGAGTCACCGAGCGGACTGTGCGCGGTCGGCAGCTGGGGCGCGGAGTTGTACCTTCCACCGGTCACCGGTTCGGTGATCGTGACCAAGCATCGCTTCGACTGCTGGCAGAGTCCCGAGTTCGTGCGTGCGCTCGACGAACGGGGTATCGACGGTTTGATCATCTGCGGTGTCGAGCTGGTCTGCTGCGTCCTGTACGCGACCCAGGGCGCTGCCGAGCGTGGCTACCACTATCTCGTCCCGACCGATCTTGTCTCGGGTCGCGATCTCGGCGATCAGACCGACAACAGGGCGGTCCGGGACTACCTGCGGCACAACCAGCCGGATCGCCTCACCACCGCTGCCGAACTGCTGGCCGTCTGGCGATCTTGATCGACGCGTCGGGATCGCTGCCGGTGAGACGGGAAAGTGATAGGGATAAGTGTCCGCTGACGCCCGCGGGCTGAGTCGGATCGGAGCTCCATGATCAACGGCAGGCAATCGACGTTCCGTTCGTCACGACGGTCAGCGGGACGGCCCGCCGTACTGCGCCGGACAGCAGCAGTACCGGTCGCTCTTCTTCTGGCCGGCACGGGCCTGGTCATCGCCGCGGCGCCTGCTGCGGCCGACCCCGAATGCAAGAGCTACCACGATCTCAACGGAGACAACCAGGCAGACACCGTAGTTGGCGCGCCAGGTGTCGTGGGCGGATCCGCACCGCGTGACGGTCAGGTCACGGTCCACCTGAGCAACGGCAAGACCGAGACGATCGCCGGCAAACCGGGCTTCGGTTCGTCGCTGACCTTCGTCTGCAACCAACTCGTCATCGGCAGCCCGTACGAGAGCGCCGCGGGTATCGCCGAGGCCGGCGCCGTCCACGTCTACGGCCCCACCGATTCAGGCACGATCGAGCGCCGCGCCACCTACACGGCCGGCCGCAACGGGGTTCCGGGCACACCGCAACAGGGCGCCCACTTCGGCACAGCGGTGGCCTCCACGCCGGACGTCCGCCCCGGGAGCGATCCCGGCTCGCAGCGGCTGTACATCGGCATCCCCGGCGAGGACGTGAACGGGATCGACGGAGCTGGGCGGGTGACCTCCTTCACCACCGGGACCGGCGATGGACCGGTCGGCGCCGCGCGGACGACCACCTACGCGACTCCTGGCGTCGCGGGCGTGCCGTCGCCGAACGCCGGGCTCGGGACGACGATCAGCGTCGATGCGGGGATCGTGGCGATCGGCGCGCCCGGGCAGCCGGTCGGCGGTGTCGCTCGCGCGGGCAAGGTCATGATCGAATCGATCAACAACGACTTCACGACCTACTCGTTGAGCCAGGACAGCAGGAACTTCCCCGGCACCGCGGAGACCGGTGACCGGTTCGGCTGGTCGGTCCACGTCGCACCGTCGGTCGATTCGTCGCCGACCAGACTGCTGATCGGTGTCCCGGACGAGACGATCGACGGCATCGTGCACGCCGGCGCCGTTGACGTCGTCCCGTTCTCCGAGGCGACCGGTCGGCCGAACGACAAGATCGTGGCCTGGGATCAGGACTCGCCGGGGATGGCCGGAGCGACGGAGCAGGGCGACCGGTTCGGCTGGGCGGTCGGCTCGGCGGTGATCGGGGATCTGCAGCAGCTGGTCGTCGGGACGCCGTACGAGGCAATCGGGGACCGGGAAGCGGCCGGGATGGTGCAGACGATCCGCACCGGTCTGGCCTGGACCCAGTCGACCCGGGGAGTCCCGGGCACACCCGAGTCCGGCGACAGGATGGGCGCTTCGCTGTCCGGATCGATCATGGGTCTGGCCATCGGGTTGCCGGGTGAGAACGACGCGTCCGGTGCCGTGATCGTGGGAGTACCCCAGGACGAGGAGACGCCGGAGTTGTTGCTGCCGCAGAGCTCCGGATCGCCGGCCTGTTTCGGATCTGCCCTCCAGCATTGACGATCCGGCCACGGTGCCCCACACAACGCATGCCATACGATCAGCCGACAGCAGGACGACCGGGAGGTGAACCCAGACCGTGATGCGATCAGGTAGACCAGTCATGGCCCCCTCGACGGAGCACACCTCGATGTCTGAGGATCGCGCGGCGGCGTACTCCCATGCCTGGATCGCAGCCGTTCCGAAGATCGAATTGCATGTCCATCACGTCGGCGCGACCTCTGCCGACACGGTCGCTGATCTTGCCGCACGGCATCCCGAGTCCGGCGTACCGACCGACCCCTCCGCACTCGAGGAGTTCTACCGATTCACCGACTTCGATCATTTCCTCCAGGTCTACGCTGCCATCTCCCGGCTGCTCTCCACCCCGGAGGACGTGTATCGACTCACGGTGGGAAATCTTGCCGATCTTGCAGCTCAGCACGTGCGCTATGTCGAGATGACCGTGACCCCCAACGGGATCCTGACCGGTGGTGTCCCCCGCGAGGGCCTGGTCGAGGCTCTGGATGCGGCCCGCGCTGCGGCGGCCCGCGACTGGGATCTGACAGTCAACTGGATTCTCGACATCCCCGCCTTCACCGGCGAACCGGCCGAGGTGGTGATGGACCTGTGCGAGCAGCGGCAGCCGGCAGGTCTGGTCGCGCTCGGGCTGGGTGGACCGGAGACTCCGCGGGCCGACTTCGCTGCGTACTTCGGCCGAGCGCGAGCGCTCGGCCTGGGGTCGGTACCGCACGCCGGTGAGGCGTCCGGCCCGGAGAGCATTCGGGCTGCACTGCAGGTGCTCAAGGCAGACCGGATCGGGCATGGGATCCGGGCCGTGGAGGATCCGGCCGTGCTGGTCGAACTGGCCGATGCCGGCGTGCACCTGGAGGTCAGCCCGACCAGCAACGTTCGGACGCGGGTGGTGCAGACCTACGAGGACCATCCGCTGCCGACCCTGCTGGCTGCCGGCGTCCCGGTGTCGATCAACTCCGACGATCCTCCGATGTTCGGCACCACGCTGACCCGGGAGCTGCAGATCGCCGCACAGCTCGTCGGCTCGGAACAGATACCGCGCTTCCTGCGCAACGCCATCGGCGCCTCCTTTGCCAGCGACACCGTCAAGAGGTCCTACCTCGCCGAGCTCGCCGACGCCGAGACACACGCCCGGGATGGGTGACCGGCGGCAGCCTGCTGCTCCCGGGTGTCCCAACGATGGCAGGGGCGGGCCCGGTCGCCGACCTTCAGCGGGTGTGCGCCGTGATGAACCGCAGCATCTGCTTCGAGGCCGCCTGCAACCAGGTCCGACGATGCGGGCACGCGGTCTTGGCCTGTTCTCGATGAGCTCGGGCAGGCATCCAGCAGATCTGCCCCGGCATCAGGGATCAGGGTGTCGGGATCTGTCCGAGCGGCTGCTGGTCCGACCGATTCAGGTCCCAGAGCCAGATCGGCGGACCCGCTTGTTGATCTTGACGCAGGTAGTTGGCGGTGGACTGCGATCCCGGTGTCATACCCGGTTGCAGGATCAGATCGACTGCCTGGTCGACGGGCACGAAGCGTGCCTCGATGATCAGGTTGTCGGGATCATGCGGTGCGAATCGATCTCCGATCACCGGTTCTACAGCAACGGTGAAGGCGAGGAACAACAGCGGCTGATCGCGGCCCGGCGCGTAGTGCTG
Protein-coding sequences here:
- a CDS encoding AraC family transcriptional regulator produces the protein MLMPEGFPGQRIRVLPRPLVTRAMRQQPTARLMVTDAGQFPHAANHGRARRRGAPEAIVIFCVAGMGWCETDAQVLPVPTGSVLVLPPHQPHLYRADVADPWTIWWCHLVGGDLDALLDGIGRGTEHRVTEVHDRFRMVASFDQIVSALETDETMPNLITAAGAAWGLMAQIAADRISGVGRSEPVRLAKEYLRANFASQISLPELARLGGVSTSHFSALFRRSTGSGVTDYVKSLRMARARELLVTSDRNVAEIAHTVGYADAFYFSRQFSAMHSVSPTAYRRSFHTSD
- a CDS encoding cysteine hydrolase family protein, whose protein sequence is MTAQAADLLTLPLDRVAVVLIDFQNDFCSPDIGGGDPPPPNTHNEQTARRANSFAEQAGALGAHLIYTRQVLDMDMLTERQRRWESPSGLCAVGSWGAELYLPPVTGSVIVTKHRFDCWQSPEFVRALDERGIDGLIICGVELVCCVLYATQGAAERGYHYLVPTDLVSGRDLGDQTDNRAVRDYLRHNQPDRLTTAAELLAVWRS
- the add gene encoding adenosine deaminase translates to MSEDRAAAYSHAWIAAVPKIELHVHHVGATSADTVADLAARHPESGVPTDPSALEEFYRFTDFDHFLQVYAAISRLLSTPEDVYRLTVGNLADLAAQHVRYVEMTVTPNGILTGGVPREGLVEALDAARAAAARDWDLTVNWILDIPAFTGEPAEVVMDLCEQRQPAGLVALGLGGPETPRADFAAYFGRARALGLGSVPHAGEASGPESIRAALQVLKADRIGHGIRAVEDPAVLVELADAGVHLEVSPTSNVRTRVVQTYEDHPLPTLLAAGVPVSINSDDPPMFGTTLTRELQIAAQLVGSEQIPRFLRNAIGASFASDTVKRSYLAELADAETHARDG
- a CDS encoding NUDIX domain-containing protein, encoding MSTDASDGWTRAAMVVGGVVRRDESVLLVHEHTLGGEGPDQWVIPGGRLERGELLDAAVRREVEEETGLSVRSVGSLAFGSQHYAPGRDQPLLFLAFTVAVEPVIGDRFAPHDPDNLIIEARFVPVDQAVDLILQPGMTPGSQSTANYLRQDQQAGPPIWLWDLNRSDQQPLGQIPTP